In Arachis hypogaea cultivar Tifrunner chromosome 17, arahy.Tifrunner.gnm2.J5K5, whole genome shotgun sequence, a single window of DNA contains:
- the LOC112764561 gene encoding uncharacterized protein, with amino-acid sequence MSRCFPFRPTGYTSNGSCSEALIESIKIQREDAKVKKDLKKERRREKKEKRKERRERKEKTSNFSDAKDQKHIEAGKSTTERSKGVCVQKLDDSENEQQNKSDITVEHDQPVSWLEPCSSDSIQSGNKRKRSVSPSSQNGATGIKLRLALKKPEEQKQDDQFGSTSRSAVTVYSSVQNANESHHQVRCFSSAERDTCAGNSDFKLKGKLQSSHNGAAPKSDAPVLSVYDALFQNWVPPPLTVDGLSSDEDWLFGSELKDGRSDTKRVKPISGAMRCSSTSLWPRAQYVPEVEIYALPYTVPF; translated from the exons ATGTCGCGATGCTTTCCCTTCAGACCTACAGGGTATACGAGCAATGGGTCATGTAGCGAGGCCTTGATCGAATCAATTAAG ATCCAGAGGGAGGATGCTAAGGTCAAGAAAGATCTCAAGAAAGAGAGGAGAAgggaaaagaaggaaaaaaggaaagaaaggagagagaggaaAGAAAAAACCTCCAATTTCAGTGATGCTAAAGACCAGAAGCACATTGAAGCAGGGAAAAGCACGACAGAGAGAAGTAAGGGGGTCTGTGTGCAAAAGCTAGATGACTCCGAAAATGAACAGCAGAACAAGAGTGACATAACCGTGGAACATGACCAACCAGTCTCTTGGTTAGAACCTTGCAGCTCGGACAGTATCCAAAGCGGCAACAAAAGGAAAAGGAGTGTATCACCATCTAGTCAAAATGGAG CAACTGGCATAAAATTAAGACTTGCACTGAAAAAACCTGAAGAACAGAAACAAGATGATCAATTTGGCTCTACTTCCAGAAGTGCTGTAACTGTGTATTCTTCTGTTCAAAATGCCAATGAAAGCCATCATCAAGTAAGATGTTTCAGTAGTGCAGAGAGAGATACATGTGCTGGAAATTCTGATTTTAAGCTGAAAGGAAAATTGCAGAGTTCACACAACGGAGCTGCTCCAAAATCAGATGCGCCGGTGCTATCTGTTTATGATGCCCTATTTCAGAATTGGGTTCCTCCTCCACTAACTGTTGATGGATTATCTTCTGACGAAGACTGGCTGTTTGGTTCGGAACTTAAGGATGGAAGGTCTGATACCAAAAGAGTAAAACCTATTTCTGGTGCCATGAGGTGTTCAAGCACATCTTTGTGGCCTCGGGCTCAATACGTACCAGAGGTTGAAATATATGCATTGCCTTACACAGTTCCGTTTTGA
- the LOC112764560 gene encoding uncharacterized protein, whose protein sequence is MRRVVNRAIFLGRALRSNSTAVYGGFTGGSTVCQVAPYDTCSSSSSKWLSQNFVDRLSLSNPYSAHSVRFGSAAATSLAQDVQSNASLRSEEGFKSKDVVLFQYEACPFCNKVKAFLDYYDIPYKVVEVNPMNKKEIKWSDYKKVPILTVDGQQMVDSSEIIDKLVKRIRPDYDLDAAEEKKWREWVDNHLVHVLSPNIYRTVSEALESFEYITTQGNFSLSERLVAKYGGAAAMYFVSKKLKKKHNITDERAALYGAAEQWVDALKGRKFLGGMDPNLADLAVFGVLRPIRHLKSGKDMVEHTQIGKWYSDMDQAVGQSCRVNSDS, encoded by the exons ATGCGACGTGTCGTTAATCGAGCCATATTTCTAGGCAGAGCCTTAAGGAGCAACTCCACCGCCGTCTACGGTGGCTTTACCGGTGGTTCCACTGTTTGCCAGGTGGCTCCCTACGACACGTGCTCGAGTTCCAGCTCTAAGTGGCTGTCTCAGAATTTCGTTGATCGCTTGAGCCTCTCAAATCCCTACTCAGCTCACAGTGTTAGGTTCGGTTCTGCAGCTGCCACGTCTCTCGCTCAAGATGTGCAATCGAATGCTTCGCTTCGCTCAGAAGAGGGTTTCAAGTCCAAAGACGTGGTTCTGTTTCAGTATGAGGCCTGTCCTTTCTGCAACAAAGTTAAAG CGTTTCTGGACTACTATGATATTCCATATAAAGTGGTGGAAGTAAATCCAATGAACAAGAAGGAGATCAAATGGTCTGATTACAAGAAGGTGCCTATTTTGACAGTCGATGGTCAACAAATGGTTGATTCTTCAG AGATAATTGATAAGTTGGTGAAACGGATACGTCCCGATTATGATTTAGATGCAGCTGAGGAGAAGAAGTGGCGCGA GTGGGTGGACAATCACTTGGTTCATGTATTGTCACCCAACATATATCGAACTGTTTCCGAGGCTCTTGAATCATTTGAGTATATCACCACTCAAG GTAATTTCAGTTTATCTGAGAGGTTAGTGGCGAAGTATGGCGGTGCTGCTGCTATGTATTTTGtgtcaaagaaattaaagaagaaacatAATATCACTGATGAGCGAGCAGCACTGTATGGAGCTGCAGAACAATGGGTTGATGCTTTGAAGGGCCGAAAGTTTCTTG GTGGAATGGATCCTAATTTAGCAGATCTTGCTGTCTTTGGTGTTCTACGACCCATCCGTCACCTCAAGTCAGGTAAAGATATGGTAGAGCACACCCAGATTGGGAAATGGTACTCTGATATGGATCAGGCTGTAGGACAGTCTTGCAGAGTCAATTCAGATAGTTAA